The following proteins come from a genomic window of Leptospira bandrabouensis:
- a CDS encoding peptide chain release factor family protein, whose translation MEVLGITEADLKERFVKSSGKGGQNVNKVSTAVHLVHTPSGKQIKCSVYRTQGLNRYKARDLLCLELEKEMDPSKSDSDLQKLRKKKQDKYRKSLKKKLEIKKSEWNEPM comes from the coding sequence ATGGAAGTACTAGGAATTACAGAAGCGGATCTTAAAGAACGTTTTGTAAAGTCTAGTGGTAAAGGCGGACAAAACGTAAATAAGGTTTCTACTGCCGTACATTTGGTTCACACACCTTCTGGGAAACAAATCAAATGTTCCGTCTATAGAACCCAAGGTCTTAACCGTTATAAAGCGAGAGATTTGTTATGTTTGGAATTGGAAAAAGAAATGGATCCTTCTAAATCCGACTCTGACTTACAAAAACTGCGAAAGAAAAAACAAGATAAGTATCGCAAATCTTTGAAGAAGAAGTTGGAGATAAAAAAATCGGAATGGAACGAACCTATGTAA
- a CDS encoding PP2C family protein-serine/threonine phosphatase gives MERTYVKSYFIVLIFPIFFVSCFDSFLPYQSLKWSLGWEYRFLTQEELVHFSPGIEDLSLEYQTYTIPYVSLEKSSSKYLSARIRFRDSMGYEESALLLYGLVTFFDAYCGEVKLQSQFFYSTMEKDSANPKLNITYNRSFVPILSLPKECLGNYVYIVFFSEGILPIGFSEPPLLGDPTEHQKAIANRSQSFASLGFFFLVLGLFSFYLFERRKKKQLLAFTWFSSISGIHFLSQSGFFGLFYYDSILPSFIIFIFTLFLIPISCLYFFEQLVGSGRWNVIRMLWQFHVLFSIVILALAFTETIPLSLAIITFVWLCLPTLVVQIIVAWGQVSAKKPKAILLVIGASALFILNAHDILSSLGILDSVPRSSHWGFFIFVVCLTLYGENLFRNSEVKYATLQKEIITAARIQSAILPPSPPHWDQMDISVYYQPSHEVGGDFYDFQALGGKKYGILIADVVGHGLGASIIASLSKFAFFTAYKDWGNPSFLLTAMNEDLVKKSFGRFTTATYFYIDLESRKFMVSSAGHPSFFHWKAQSKELVEIKPKGKPLGILSGLTYGEEEYSFGPGDQFLFYTDGLTEEENADRLEYGDKRLARSFLETITKQSLDPMANILENFHYFTGLSGAPHDDITIIHLHLKE, from the coding sequence ATGGAACGAACCTATGTAAAATCATATTTCATTGTTCTTATTTTCCCTATCTTTTTTGTATCTTGTTTTGATTCTTTTCTCCCTTACCAATCTTTAAAGTGGTCTCTCGGATGGGAATACCGATTTCTAACACAAGAGGAATTAGTCCATTTTAGTCCAGGGATAGAGGACCTCTCCTTAGAATACCAAACCTACACTATACCTTATGTAAGTTTAGAAAAATCTAGTTCAAAATATTTATCAGCTCGGATACGGTTTCGTGATTCGATGGGATATGAAGAATCAGCGTTATTGTTATATGGGCTTGTTACTTTTTTTGATGCCTATTGTGGAGAGGTAAAGTTACAATCTCAGTTTTTTTACTCCACAATGGAAAAAGATTCGGCAAATCCAAAATTAAATATTACATATAACCGAAGTTTTGTGCCAATCCTCTCCCTTCCCAAAGAATGTTTAGGTAATTATGTTTATATCGTATTTTTTTCCGAAGGTATTCTACCAATTGGTTTTTCGGAACCTCCTCTTTTGGGAGATCCAACCGAACATCAAAAAGCTATTGCCAATAGAAGCCAGTCTTTTGCCTCTTTAGGATTTTTCTTTTTAGTCCTTGGATTATTTTCCTTCTATCTTTTCGAAAGGCGAAAGAAAAAACAACTACTTGCGTTTACTTGGTTTTCTTCTATATCGGGGATTCACTTTTTATCACAGTCTGGATTTTTTGGATTATTCTATTATGATTCGATCCTTCCTAGTTTTATCATTTTTATTTTTACATTGTTTTTAATTCCTATCAGTTGTTTGTATTTTTTTGAACAATTGGTTGGTTCTGGAAGATGGAATGTCATTCGAATGTTGTGGCAGTTTCATGTTTTGTTTTCGATTGTGATTCTTGCTTTAGCATTTACAGAAACGATACCACTGTCACTTGCGATTATCACTTTTGTTTGGTTGTGTTTGCCTACACTCGTGGTTCAAATCATAGTTGCTTGGGGACAAGTTTCTGCCAAAAAACCAAAGGCCATTTTGTTAGTGATAGGAGCTTCGGCTCTATTTATCCTCAATGCACATGATATTTTATCCTCTCTTGGAATTTTGGATTCAGTCCCAAGGTCCTCCCATTGGGGATTTTTTATTTTTGTAGTTTGTCTCACTCTGTATGGGGAAAATTTATTTCGTAATTCCGAGGTAAAGTATGCAACTTTACAGAAAGAAATCATTACCGCTGCCAGAATTCAAAGTGCTATTTTACCTCCTTCTCCTCCTCATTGGGACCAAATGGATATTTCTGTGTATTACCAACCTTCTCACGAGGTAGGAGGGGACTTTTACGACTTTCAGGCATTAGGTGGAAAAAAGTATGGGATACTCATTGCGGATGTCGTAGGGCATGGACTTGGTGCCTCCATCATTGCTTCGCTTTCTAAGTTTGCTTTTTTTACAGCATACAAAGATTGGGGGAATCCATCTTTTTTACTAACAGCAATGAACGAAGATTTGGTGAAAAAATCTTTTGGTCGTTTTACAACGGCGACCTACTTTTATATCGATCTGGAATCGAGGAAGTTTATGGTTTCCAGTGCTGGCCACCCTTCCTTTTTTCATTGGAAAGCCCAGTCAAAAGAACTTGTGGAAATTAAACCCAAAGGAAAACCACTTGGAATTCTTTCGGGGCTTACTTATGGAGAAGAGGAATATAGTTTTGGGCCTGGGGACCAATTTTTATTTTATACGGACGGACTTACCGAAGAGGAAAATGCAGACCGATTGGAATACGGCGATAAACGTCTTGCTAGATCCTTTTTAGAAACGATCACCAAACAATCTTTAGATCCAATGGCTAATATTCTTGAAAACTTTCATTATTTTACGGGTCTTTCAGGTGCTCCCCACGATGATATCACCATCATCCATTTACATCTGAAGGAATAA
- the groL gene encoding chaperonin GroEL (60 kDa chaperone family; promotes refolding of misfolded polypeptides especially under stressful conditions; forms two stacked rings of heptamers to form a barrel-shaped 14mer; ends can be capped by GroES; misfolded proteins enter the barrel where they are refolded when GroES binds), which translates to MAKTIEFDESARRKLLSGVNKLANAVKVTLGPKGRNVVIDKKFGSPTITKDGVTVAKEIELEDAIENMGAQMVKEVSTKTNDIAGDGTTTATILAQAIINEGLKNVTAGANPMALKHGIDKAVLAAVEEIKKHAIKINSKAEYANVATISANNDPEIGNLIAQAFDKVGKEGVITVDEAKSIETTLDIVEGMQFDRGYVSPYMVTDPEAMIATFNDPFILIYDKKIASMKDLLPVLEKIAQAGRPLVIIAEEVEGEALATIVVNTLRKTIQCVAVKAPGFGDRRKAMLEDIAILTGGQVISEDLGMKLENADVKMLGRAKKVVVDKENTTIIEGAGASKDIQGRVNQIKKQIEDTTSDYDREKLQERLAKLAGGVAVIHVGAATEVEMKEKKARVEDALSATRAAVEEGIVPGGGLTLLRAQDAVKALKLTGDEQTGANIILRALEEPIRMITSNAGLEGSVIVEQARAKKGNEGFNALTMVWEDLIKAGVVDPAKVVRSALQNAASIGAMILTTEVTITDKPEPKDAAGAGMGGMGGMGGMGGMGGMM; encoded by the coding sequence ATGGCTAAAACAATTGAATTTGATGAATCAGCACGTAGAAAACTTCTTAGTGGAGTAAACAAACTCGCTAACGCAGTAAAGGTGACTCTCGGACCAAAAGGTCGTAACGTAGTCATCGACAAAAAATTTGGTTCCCCTACCATCACAAAAGACGGTGTGACAGTTGCAAAAGAAATCGAATTAGAAGATGCAATTGAAAACATGGGCGCGCAAATGGTGAAGGAAGTTTCTACAAAAACTAACGACATCGCAGGCGACGGAACAACCACTGCAACCATCCTTGCACAAGCCATCATCAACGAAGGTTTGAAAAACGTAACTGCGGGTGCAAACCCAATGGCTCTTAAACACGGGATTGACAAAGCAGTTCTTGCAGCTGTAGAAGAAATCAAAAAACACGCTATTAAAATCAATAGCAAAGCAGAATACGCAAATGTTGCAACTATCTCTGCAAACAATGATCCAGAAATCGGTAACCTCATTGCGCAAGCTTTTGACAAAGTAGGTAAAGAAGGTGTGATCACTGTTGATGAAGCAAAATCAATTGAAACTACTCTTGATATCGTAGAGGGTATGCAATTTGATCGTGGATATGTTTCCCCTTATATGGTAACAGATCCAGAAGCAATGATCGCTACTTTTAACGATCCATTCATCTTAATTTACGACAAAAAAATTGCTTCGATGAAAGACCTTCTCCCTGTGCTTGAAAAAATTGCACAAGCGGGAAGACCACTTGTTATCATCGCAGAAGAAGTAGAAGGCGAAGCTCTTGCTACTATCGTGGTAAACACTCTTCGTAAAACTATCCAATGTGTGGCTGTAAAAGCTCCAGGGTTTGGTGACAGAAGAAAAGCAATGTTAGAAGACATTGCCATCCTTACTGGTGGACAAGTGATTTCTGAAGACCTCGGAATGAAACTAGAAAACGCTGATGTGAAGATGCTTGGTCGCGCTAAAAAAGTGGTAGTGGACAAAGAAAACACAACCATCATCGAAGGTGCTGGAGCTTCTAAAGACATCCAAGGCCGCGTAAACCAAATCAAAAAACAAATCGAAGATACAACTTCTGATTACGATCGTGAAAAACTCCAAGAACGTCTTGCAAAACTTGCTGGTGGTGTTGCTGTGATCCACGTTGGTGCGGCTACTGAAGTCGAAATGAAAGAGAAAAAAGCTCGTGTAGAAGATGCTCTTTCTGCAACTCGTGCTGCTGTGGAAGAAGGAATTGTTCCTGGTGGTGGACTCACACTACTACGTGCACAAGATGCAGTAAAAGCTCTTAAACTTACTGGTGACGAACAAACAGGTGCTAACATCATCTTACGCGCATTAGAAGAACCTATTCGTATGATCACTTCCAATGCAGGTCTTGAAGGATCTGTGATTGTGGAACAAGCTCGTGCGAAAAAAGGAAACGAAGGATTTAACGCACTCACTATGGTTTGGGAAGACCTAATCAAAGCTGGTGTGGTTGACCCTGCGAAAGTAGTTCGTTCTGCCCTTCAAAATGCAGCTTCGATTGGAGCGATGATCCTCACCACTGAAGTGACCATTACAGACAAACCTGAGCCGAAAGATGCTGCTGGTGCTGGAATGGGCGGCATGGGAGGAATGGGTGGTATGGGAGGAATGGGCGGCATGATGTAA
- the groES gene encoding co-chaperone GroES, giving the protein MASIKPLGDRVVVEPKNESEEKIGSIIVPDTAKEKPQEGKVIAVGQGRYEDGKLVPLEVKVGDTVLYGKYSGTEIKQGGRDLLIIRESDILGVVTN; this is encoded by the coding sequence ATGGCATCAATCAAACCTTTAGGCGACCGAGTGGTCGTAGAGCCAAAGAATGAGTCGGAAGAAAAAATCGGATCCATCATCGTACCAGACACAGCGAAAGAAAAACCACAAGAAGGGAAAGTCATCGCCGTAGGACAAGGTCGTTATGAAGACGGAAAACTCGTTCCTTTAGAGGTAAAGGTAGGAGATACAGTTCTCTACGGAAAATACTCCGGAACAGAGATCAAACAAGGCGGACGTGATCTACTCATTATCCGTGAAAGCGACATCCTCGGTGTTGTGACAAACTAA
- a CDS encoding helicase HerA-like domain-containing protein: MSKKSDAFVSKIKEGYPTQGALYLGAGVFDGETHKEASVSIPLATLNRHGLIAGATGTGKTKTLQLLTEALSEAGVPVVLMDIKGDLSGLAESGEENDKIKERTKALGIEWKPSSYPVEFLSLSAEPGVRLRATIAEFGPVLISRILELNDTQSSVVSLVFKYCDDLGLPILDTKDFKKALQYINDAGKEELEKEYGTVSSQSISIILRKLIELEGQGGEDFFGEPSFDVNDLMLSKSKKGNVSIIRLTDIQTKPRLFSTFMLSLLTEIYATFPEEGDLEKPKLVLFIDEAHLVFDEASNDLLKQLETMVRLIRSKGVGIIFCTQSPTDIPKEILGQLGLKIQHALRAFTANDRKAIKTASENYPETEFYDTKEVITTLGIGEAFITALSPKGSPTPLVHTLLAPPASRMGTLTPDELNSKIKKSDLVKKYETTLDRESAHEMLSKKMETIADETEAAEEESGEKKTKSKRSKEKEDPSFVETLSKNPLAREVGRTVAKEVTRGLLGMLGVTPKRGSKRKKTGLFGF, translated from the coding sequence ATGTCTAAAAAATCAGATGCATTTGTTTCTAAAATTAAGGAAGGATATCCGACCCAAGGGGCGCTTTATTTAGGCGCAGGAGTCTTCGATGGGGAAACACATAAAGAAGCTTCCGTTTCTATCCCTCTTGCCACACTCAACCGGCACGGTCTGATTGCTGGTGCCACAGGAACCGGTAAAACCAAAACCTTACAACTCCTAACGGAGGCACTTTCTGAGGCGGGAGTTCCCGTTGTGCTCATGGACATCAAAGGGGACCTTTCGGGCCTTGCCGAGTCAGGTGAAGAAAATGACAAAATTAAAGAGCGAACCAAAGCCCTTGGGATCGAGTGGAAACCTTCTTCTTATCCAGTAGAATTTTTATCCCTTTCTGCGGAACCTGGGGTTCGGCTTCGGGCCACCATTGCCGAATTTGGACCTGTCCTGATTTCTCGGATTTTGGAATTAAATGATACACAAAGTAGCGTAGTCTCTCTTGTTTTCAAATACTGTGATGACTTGGGTCTTCCCATCCTTGATACCAAAGATTTTAAAAAAGCCCTGCAGTACATCAATGATGCAGGAAAAGAAGAATTGGAAAAAGAATACGGAACCGTTTCTTCCCAAAGTATCTCTATCATCTTACGAAAACTGATCGAACTCGAAGGCCAAGGGGGGGAAGATTTTTTTGGGGAACCATCTTTTGATGTGAATGATCTTATGCTTTCAAAATCCAAAAAAGGAAATGTATCCATCATTCGCCTCACAGACATTCAAACCAAACCACGCCTATTCTCTACGTTTATGTTATCTCTTCTCACAGAAATTTATGCGACCTTTCCTGAAGAAGGAGATTTGGAAAAACCAAAACTAGTTTTATTCATTGATGAAGCCCATTTGGTTTTTGATGAAGCTTCAAATGACTTACTCAAACAACTAGAAACCATGGTGCGACTCATTCGTTCCAAAGGTGTGGGTATTATTTTTTGTACCCAATCCCCTACAGACATACCTAAAGAAATTTTAGGACAACTTGGTCTTAAAATCCAACATGCACTTCGGGCTTTTACAGCTAACGACCGAAAGGCGATTAAAACCGCTTCGGAAAACTATCCCGAAACAGAATTTTATGACACCAAAGAAGTGATCACCACACTGGGGATTGGGGAGGCTTTTATTACAGCCCTTAGCCCCAAAGGAAGTCCGACTCCACTGGTTCATACCTTGCTTGCGCCACCTGCTTCTCGGATGGGAACTTTGACACCAGACGAGCTGAATTCCAAAATCAAAAAATCTGACCTGGTGAAAAAATACGAAACCACCCTCGACCGGGAAAGTGCCCACGAAATGCTATCTAAAAAAATGGAAACCATTGCCGACGAAACAGAGGCCGCCGAAGAGGAGTCAGGTGAGAAGAAAACCAAGTCCAAACGATCCAAGGAAAAAGAAGACCCTAGTTTTGTGGAAACCCTTTCCAAAAACCCACTGGCTCGGGAAGTCGGTCGCACGGTCGCCAAAGAGGTCACTCGCGGCCTCCTTGGAATGCTCGGCGTCACTCCCAAACGAGGCTCCAAACGCAAAAAAACCGGACTTTTCGGATTCTAA
- a CDS encoding hybrid sensor histidine kinase/response regulator, translating into MDVARIPFLSLPQLFILPFLLSVFIQCNRSIPTLGPAKTITKGVLDLSQEDPKTLDPFPLAGEWDAFPGELPETEEEFLALEKKEPTRLAVPAYWVNQNLPAHGYVTYRLKLKVNEPINLMFYLRETSSAYRAYYYNAERGLVLLGQAGKVSKTKEGSVGYYLETARSLRATPSTVIYLQISNYLYSRGGPYYSPVLGEVGKTLLYLRFKERKKAFFFATFLVLAISHLFLFIHRKKDKSPLWFSLLCISWLIRILLFDRVSRDWFVASDWLEMLQIRLEYIAFCGIQIFSLLFFFQNQRNFFPDKYKRYLLLPILIEFLVIATTPYAVYTKLLIFSQTYMAFILFIALIAAFRSCLQRETRYIGSIILFGTVVILSATIYDSVVFFKRWDLPMLTELGFAIFCMCLAIVISKQNAHTWETAEYLTLNLRKEVEWKTLELKKEKEKAEKTGELKDKFISIVSHDIRSPLFGISSVFNLLTESPPSLSPERAKQVLGEASTGLKNILSMVEELIKYSRFQNASVFPDYQLFDFRQITDQLIERVQEMAGPKNISIITHMEESSIGIGDPNLIEHLIWNLLTNAVKFTKESGTVEISLTESNKHWSLKVIDTGIGMPRYWADHILEEGFLFVRKGTADEMGAGVGLAFCKEVAERHGAELIVQSEEDKGTSVELLLPNFEKIVLVLDDNPGYRKQIRKVLKDLPCILWEEEYPDHALLSVGRLKPDLIIVDYSMPEKTGIDFLRDLYSNSEMEEIRSLLVSSSHTDPNTGYKLETTVIEIGGDAFLTKTSPDEKLVELVKKLLDLET; encoded by the coding sequence TTGGACGTGGCACGTATCCCATTTTTATCCCTTCCCCAACTCTTCATTTTACCTTTTTTACTTTCTGTTTTCATCCAATGTAACCGTTCCATCCCCACCTTAGGCCCGGCTAAGACCATAACGAAAGGGGTGCTTGATCTTTCCCAGGAAGACCCAAAAACTTTGGATCCATTCCCATTAGCGGGGGAGTGGGATGCGTTTCCTGGAGAACTTCCTGAAACAGAAGAAGAGTTCCTGGCCCTTGAAAAGAAGGAACCCACAAGACTTGCGGTTCCTGCCTATTGGGTAAATCAAAACCTACCGGCACATGGGTATGTCACTTACCGTTTGAAATTGAAGGTAAACGAACCAATTAACTTAATGTTTTACCTAAGAGAAACTTCTTCGGCTTACAGAGCTTACTACTATAATGCGGAAAGGGGGCTTGTTTTACTTGGTCAAGCGGGGAAGGTATCGAAAACCAAAGAAGGATCTGTTGGTTATTATTTAGAAACAGCTCGTTCTTTACGAGCCACTCCTTCCACAGTCATCTACTTACAAATTTCCAATTACCTTTACTCTCGTGGTGGTCCTTATTATTCCCCTGTGCTCGGTGAAGTGGGAAAAACACTATTATACTTAAGATTCAAAGAGAGAAAAAAAGCATTTTTCTTTGCCACCTTTTTGGTCCTTGCCATCTCTCACTTATTTCTTTTTATCCATCGTAAAAAAGACAAATCTCCGCTATGGTTTTCTTTACTTTGTATTTCCTGGCTCATTCGCATTTTACTCTTTGATCGAGTGTCTAGAGATTGGTTTGTTGCCTCTGATTGGCTCGAGATGCTTCAGATTCGATTGGAATACATTGCATTTTGTGGGATTCAAATCTTTAGTCTTTTGTTTTTTTTCCAAAACCAAAGAAACTTTTTTCCGGATAAATACAAAAGGTATCTTTTATTACCCATTTTAATTGAGTTTTTGGTGATAGCTACGACTCCGTACGCTGTGTACACAAAACTTCTCATCTTTAGCCAGACGTATATGGCTTTCATTCTTTTCATTGCTTTGATTGCGGCGTTCCGTTCTTGTTTGCAAAGAGAAACTAGATACATTGGAAGTATTATTTTATTTGGGACAGTTGTCATTCTGTCTGCAACCATCTACGACTCTGTTGTTTTTTTTAAACGTTGGGACTTGCCCATGCTCACGGAACTAGGGTTTGCCATTTTTTGTATGTGCCTTGCCATCGTGATTTCGAAACAAAATGCGCATACTTGGGAAACTGCCGAATACCTAACACTAAATTTACGAAAAGAAGTAGAATGGAAAACCTTAGAACTCAAAAAAGAAAAAGAAAAGGCTGAAAAAACCGGAGAACTCAAAGATAAATTTATCTCCATTGTTTCTCATGATATCCGTTCTCCACTGTTTGGAATTTCTTCTGTTTTTAATTTACTTACCGAATCTCCACCCTCTCTTTCGCCGGAAAGGGCCAAACAAGTATTAGGGGAGGCTTCCACAGGCCTTAAAAACATCCTGAGTATGGTGGAGGAGCTCATCAAATACTCAAGGTTCCAAAACGCATCGGTATTTCCCGATTACCAACTTTTTGATTTTCGCCAAATCACAGACCAGCTCATCGAACGAGTCCAAGAGATGGCTGGTCCCAAAAATATCTCTATCATCACTCATATGGAAGAGTCTTCTATTGGGATTGGCGATCCCAACTTAATTGAACATTTGATCTGGAATTTACTCACCAATGCTGTGAAATTCACAAAAGAATCGGGAACGGTCGAAATCTCTTTAACTGAATCCAATAAACATTGGAGTTTAAAAGTGATTGATACGGGGATTGGTATGCCTAGGTATTGGGCCGACCATATTCTGGAAGAAGGATTTCTTTTTGTTCGAAAAGGTACAGCAGATGAGATGGGTGCGGGTGTGGGTCTTGCCTTTTGTAAAGAAGTGGCAGAGCGTCACGGTGCCGAACTCATAGTCCAGTCCGAAGAAGACAAGGGAACCTCTGTAGAGTTATTACTACCTAATTTTGAGAAAATAGTTTTGGTTTTAGACGATAATCCTGGTTACCGAAAACAAATTCGAAAAGTTTTAAAAGATCTACCTTGTATTCTCTGGGAGGAAGAATATCCCGACCATGCCCTTCTTTCTGTAGGTAGATTGAAACCTGACCTCATCATCGTGGACTATTCTATGCCAGAAAAAACAGGGATCGATTTTTTACGTGATTTGTATTCCAACTCAGAAATGGAAGAAATCCGTTCTCTCCTTGTTTCTAGTTCCCATACAGATCCTAACACTGGTTATAAACTAGAAACAACAGTGATTGAAATCGGTGGAGATGCTTTTTTAACAAAAACATCTCCTGATGAAAAGTTGGTAGAACTCGTAAAAAAATTGTTAGATCTAGAAACCTAG
- a CDS encoding response regulator transcription factor, with protein sequence MTPKKKVLLVEDHAVTRVGVKHVVNSSADFEVVGEAEHSSQIAPLLNDTRPDFVLLDLRIPGENVLNMVKDWKKDHPHLKVVTLTMLDEQPIVHSAIEAGVDGYLLKSDDLSSLTKNLNEIASGKTVYSKNLKLSFNRKPQDGKVANKKEKQILTLLGHGKTYQEIGTEIGLSKRTVEYHVGRLKDRFNAKTVAELIGRAKEQMLI encoded by the coding sequence ATGACACCTAAAAAAAAGGTATTACTGGTCGAAGACCACGCAGTCACTCGCGTCGGCGTAAAACATGTTGTGAACTCTTCGGCTGATTTTGAAGTCGTGGGAGAGGCGGAACATTCATCTCAAATTGCCCCTCTCTTAAATGATACTAGGCCTGACTTTGTTCTCCTCGATTTGCGAATTCCGGGTGAGAACGTGCTCAATATGGTGAAGGATTGGAAAAAGGATCATCCCCACTTGAAAGTGGTCACCCTCACCATGCTCGATGAACAACCGATTGTTCATTCTGCGATTGAGGCCGGTGTAGACGGATATCTTTTGAAAAGCGATGACTTAAGTAGCCTTACCAAAAACCTGAATGAAATTGCTTCCGGAAAAACTGTTTATTCCAAAAACCTAAAACTCAGTTTCAACCGCAAACCCCAAGACGGGAAAGTGGCAAACAAAAAGGAAAAACAAATTTTGACCCTGCTTGGCCATGGAAAAACCTACCAAGAAATTGGAACAGAAATTGGTCTTTCCAAACGAACTGTGGAATACCATGTAGGCCGACTCAAAGACCGTTTTAATGCAAAAACTGTGGCCGAACTCATCGGCCGGGCAAAAGAACAAATGTTAATCTAG